In Geminocystis sp. NIES-3709, a single genomic region encodes these proteins:
- a CDS encoding IS701 family transposase, which yields MKEITSSSMPPCFNRWCEKIDPVLKTKAQKREFRNYLGGLLGDSQRKNITQIAHNNLDITYHKLHHFLTESTWNYDEVNDKRLEIIASCRQTKISRCFSLIIDDSGHRKSGNFTDCVGRQYIGEIGKTDNGNVIVTTHIYDGVRSFPLDVELYEKAENFPEGKDAPQFQKKPDIAFNLIEKCLNRNYCPQIILMDGGYGNNTNLLGKLEKKNLKYIGIIAKNRLVKLVKQDFIESEKTIAEIAKSLPQDSFEKIRIGKNREKTLWVATINIELSALSGIKTVAIVMNADTFENSTDIDYLMTNEIGEKVCGNWIVETYTQRNWIEVFYREIKGWLGLSQYQVRNKRSLMRHFILVFCAYTFIQWHRLTGGLRRQWGNKPLNTFAEALEAFRNAVSFRFFQWLKDNVEVFSLYKASLGFIWA from the coding sequence ATGAAAGAAATTACTTCTTCATCAATGCCCCCATGTTTCAATCGCTGGTGTGAAAAAATAGACCCAGTCTTAAAAACAAAGGCACAAAAACGAGAGTTTAGAAATTATTTGGGCGGTTTATTAGGAGATTCTCAAAGAAAAAATATAACTCAAATTGCCCATAATAATCTTGATATTACTTATCATAAATTACACCATTTCTTAACAGAGTCCACTTGGAATTATGATGAGGTAAATGATAAAAGATTAGAAATTATTGCATCCTGTCGTCAAACAAAAATTAGTCGATGTTTCTCCTTAATTATAGACGATTCAGGTCATCGTAAAAGTGGAAACTTTACTGACTGTGTGGGAAGACAATATATTGGTGAAATTGGCAAAACTGATAATGGTAATGTTATAGTCACTACTCACATTTATGATGGTGTGAGAAGTTTTCCTTTAGACGTTGAATTATATGAAAAAGCCGAAAATTTCCCTGAAGGAAAAGACGCTCCACAATTTCAGAAAAAACCAGACATTGCCTTTAATTTAATTGAAAAATGTTTAAATCGAAATTATTGTCCCCAAATAATTTTAATGGATGGTGGTTATGGAAACAATACTAATTTATTAGGCAAACTAGAAAAAAAGAATTTAAAATATATAGGAATTATTGCTAAAAATAGATTAGTAAAATTGGTAAAACAAGATTTTATCGAGTCTGAAAAAACCATAGCTGAAATAGCAAAATCATTACCCCAAGATAGTTTTGAAAAAATAAGAATAGGAAAAAATCGAGAAAAAACTCTTTGGGTAGCAACGATAAATATTGAATTATCAGCTTTGTCGGGAATAAAAACTGTAGCTATCGTCATGAATGCAGATACTTTTGAAAATTCCACAGATATTGATTATTTAATGACTAATGAAATAGGAGAAAAAGTGTGTGGAAATTGGATAGTAGAAACTTATACACAAAGAAATTGGATAGAAGTATTTTACCGTGAAATCAAGGGATGGTTAGGGTTATCACAATACCAAGTGAGAAATAAAAGAAGTTTAATGAGACATTTTATCTTGGTATTTTGTGCCTACACTTTTATTCAATGGCATCGTTTGACAGGAGGTTTAAGAAGACAATGGGGGAATAAACCGTTAAATACTTTTGCTGAGGCATTGGAAGCGTTTCGTAATGCTGTGTCTTTTCGCTTTTTTCAATGGTTAAAAGACAATGTGGAAGTATTTAGTTTATATAAAGCTAGTTTAGGGTTTATTTGGGCATAA